TCGCCGGTCGTCTCGACGCTCTCGGTGAGCTTGTCCAACGAAGAAGACACGTGCGCGACCCCTCACTCGGACGTCCCGTGCGGCCATCCCATCGGCCTGGCCCGCCCCGACGGCCCCGAGGCGGCGACCGTACTGGGCTACTTTTAGACCTCTCGCCCCGAATACCTGCCCGCCGAAGCGCGGCCCGGGACGGGCCTGTCACCGCCCGTCGAGCTGGCTCCTGCCGAACGCCTGGGGCAACAGCTCGGCCAGCCGGAAGTGCCACCGCTGCCGCCCGTTGTCGATGACGACGGGCATGTCCTGGGCGAACTCCGTCAGTACCTGGCGGCACGTACCGCAGGGCGTGGTCGGGGATGAGGTCTCGGCCACCACGGCCACGGCCACCAGACGCCGGCGGCCCGACGCCACGGCCTGGCCCACCGCCACCCGCTCCGCGCACAAGGTGGCACCGTAGACGGCGTTTTCGACGTTGCACCCCGAGAAGACCTGGCCGTCGTCGGCCATCACGGCCGCCCCGACGGCGAAGCGCGAGTACGGCGCGTAGGCGTGCCGGCGCGCCTCCCACGCCGCCCGGACCAGTCGGTCCTCCTGCTCGGCTGTCAGTTGCACCCTCGCCCCACCTCCCGAGATGTGTCGCCCGCCTGCGCCGGGCCTGACCGCTCACCCCAGCAGGACGAAGACCGCCCCCATCACGCCCACGCCCAGGGCGAACCCCGCCACGACCTCCCAGACGCTGTGCAGCCCCGCCTCGACCCGGCTCTCGGCTACCAGCCCCGCCAGCAGCAGTGCCAGCAGCGTCACGCCCGGGTGGGGGCTCGTGGCGTAGATGGCCGTGGCAAGCGCCGCGGCCACCGCCGCGTGGCCGCTGGGCATGCCCCCCACCAGCCGGGGAGGGCGGTTGAGCCACGTCTTGGCCGCCCAGGCCAGCAGCAGGGTCAGCCCCAGCCCCGTCAATGCCAGGTAAGTGGCGGACCGGGTCCCCAGCCGCCCGCCCGACGCCAGCGCCACCAGCAGGGGCTCGTAGAAGAGGAGCACGCCGATGCCCACCGCCCCCACCGCGCTCACGAGCACGGCGCCTGCCGCGACGTCCTTGGCGGTCCGGGCGATCTCGTCGTAGCGGGGCGAGAGTAGATCCGTCGCCGCCTCGATGGCGGTGTTGAGAAGCTCGGCCACCAGCACCACCACGATGGTCAACGCCAGCACCGCGAGATCCTGCCGCCGCAGCTGCACCACCGAGGCCAGCACCAGCACCAGGATGGCCAGCAGGAAGTGGATGCGCAGGTTGCGCTGCGTCCGCAAGGCCCAGACCAGGCCCCGGCCGGCGAACTGGAAGCTCTGGGCCACGTTGCGAGCCCGTCCCACGGGCCCCTTGTTCACCGGGTGAGGCCGCATGCGCTCAGGGCCGCTTCCTCTCGCTGGCGCATGGCCTGCCGCGAGGGCTCGTCCTCGTGGTCGTAGCCGAGCAGGTGCAGGCAGCCGTGCACCGCCAGGTAGGCGAGCTCCCGCTCCACGGAGTGACCGTACGCCTCGGCCTGCGCCACCGCGCGCGGCACGCTGATGACGATCTCGCCGAGCAGCTGCGGCTCCGCCGGGTCCGGGGCCGGGTCCGGCTCCGGCTCCTCGGGGTCTTCCAGCTTGAAGGAGAGGACGTCGGTGGGGGCGTCGACGCCGCGGAACCGGCGGTTGAGCGCGGCGATGGTAGGCTCGTCCACCAACGCGACGCTCACCTCCCGCGGTCGGCCCGCCTCGGGCCCCAGCTCGCGGCGCAGCACCTCGCGCACGGCCCGGTGCAGCAGCCGGCGGCGCAGGTAGCCCGAGACGGCCACCTCGCGCTGGTGGTTGTGGACTCGCACCACGAACGGCTCGGGACGGCGCTCACTTGCTCTCATGACGGCGCACCTGCACCTCGCGTTCGAGCTGGGGGTACTCGATGCGGGCGTGGTAGACCCCCGTCAGCACCCGCACGAAGGCGTTGGCGATGGTGTTGAGCTCCTGCAGCGTCAGCGTGCTCTCGTCGAGCTGCCCGTCCAGGAGCCGCTCCCGGATGACCCGCCGCACCAGCCCCTCGATGCGGCCCGGGGTCGCATGCCCCAGCGCACGGGCCGACGCCTCCACCGAGTCGGCCAGCATGACGATGGCCGTCTCCTTGCTGCGCGGCTTGGGCCCTGGGTAGCGGAAGTCCTCCTCCTTCACCTTCTCCGGGCCCTCCGCGTTGAGGGCCTTCTGGTAGAAGTAGCGCACCAGGTCCGTGCCGTGGTGCGAGCGGATGAACTCGACGATGACCTCGGGCACCCTGGCCTGGCGGGCCAGGTCCACCCCGTCCTTGACGTGCGACATGATGATGAGCGTGCTGAGACTGGGGGTGAGTCGATCGTGGGGATTGGCGTCGCCGAACTGGTTCTCCACGAAGAAGTAGGGGCGCCGGATCTTGCCGACGTCGTGATACAGCGCCCCCGCCCGGCAGAGCACCGGGTCGGCCCCCACCGCCTCGGCGGCGGTCTCGGCCAGGTTGCCCACCATCAGGCTGTGGTGATAGGTGCCTGGCGCCTCCAACAGCAGCCGCCGCAGCAGCGGCTGGTTGGGGTTGCACAGCTCCATCAGGCGCACGCTGGAGACGACGCCGAACAGGCTCTCGACGAAGGGCAGCACGCCCAGCGCCAGCACGGCGCTCAGCAGCCCGTTGGCCAGCCCCGCCCAGGAGGCCGCCACGGTACGAGCGTCCGCCTGCAGCAAACCCAGGGCCGCCAGCGCCACCAGCCCGGCCACGCCCGCCACGACGCCCGTGCGGGTCAGATCGGACCGCTGCCCCAGGCGGTGGACGTTGAAGACGGCCACGGTGCCCGTCACGAAGCCCACGGCGACCGGACGCGCGTCGAAGTCGAACAGCAGCCCGCTCAGCACCGACAGCGCCGCCACCAGCACGATGCCCACGTGGGCATCCAGGAGCACCGTGGCCAGCATGGCGGCCAGGGCCACCGGGGTGAGGTATCCGGCGAAGCTCCACGGCAGCTCGTCGAGCACCCGGGCCGCCACCGCCACCAGCAGGGCCAGGGAGGCGATCATGGTCGCCATGCGGCGCGAGCGCACCACGGCCCCGTGGAAGCGGGCCAGGTAGAAGGCCGTGATGGCCACCAGCGCGGCCAGCACCAGCCCCACGCCCAGCAGGCTGCTCAGGAGCTGGCCGCCCCGCTGCAGCATGCCCAGGTCCCGCAGCAGCTGCACGTGCTCCTCGGTCACCACGTCGCCGCGGCGCAGGATGACCTGGTCCTGCAGCACCATGACGGGCTGGACGCCGCGCGTCGCCTCCTGGCGGACCCGCTCCAGCCGGGCCGGGTCGAGGATCAGGTTGGGCACCAGCGCGGCGGCCGCCAACTCCTGGACGACGCCCTTGACCTCCTCGGACGCATCGAGAGCCGCCACCTCCTGGGCCAGCCGCTGGCGGGCGTCATCGACGTCGCCGGCGCCGATGCGCACGGTCCCCATGATCCGCTCCACCAAGGCCGGCGCCTGCTGCGTCACGGTCGAGAAGCCGGCGTCGGGCAGGCGCAGGGCCGCGGCCACCACTGACCCCGGCAGCACCAGCCGCGCCTCGTCCAGCAGTCGTGGCTGGAGCGCGCCGGCCCGGGCGTTGGCCGCCGACGACGAGGGGGCCTCCCCGGCCGATCTCCAGAGGCTGGAGCGCTCCTCCTTCAACAGGGTCAGGGCCTTGCGCACCCGGTCGCCGGCCTGCACCGCCGCGGTGGGATCGATGGAGTAGTTGGCCGGATCCTCCGAGGCCCGGCGCAAGGCGTCCTTGACGGCCTCCTCCTGCAGGAGGGCCGTGCGGTAGCGGTTTTCGATGGTGCGGGGGGCGCTGACGTCCACGGGGCTGACCTGGCCGGGCGCCAGCTGGACCGTCGGCTGGGTGACCGCCGGCAGGAAGAGGATGACCAGCACCGCCCAGGCGTAGACGGCGACCGCGGCCGGGTGACCCAACAGGCGCGCCGCCCGGTCCAGCGGCAGACGCCCCCGGTAGGTCCCGAGCCTCTCCTTGATCCAGCGCCAGGTCGTCCTTGCCCCGGCAGGGGGCCGGGCCACCACCAGGCTCCCATGGCCCTCCCCGGCCTCGCTCTTGCTCCCTGACAGGGCTCGCAAACGTCCGCCTCCCCTTGCCCCCGAACTCGTGTCCAGTATAGTGCGGCGCCCCCGGGAAAGCCAGTCCGCCCTTGCGGGGCCGCTCTCAGGCGTCACGACGTCCCCGGCTACGCGTCAGGGGGATCCGGGGAGGCCTCCTCGTGGGGGGTGAAGGCGGAGATGTCCTGGATGGCCTCGATGACCGCCCGGCTGCGCACCAGGGCCTGCCCGTCGCCCGTCGGCTCCTCCCACGTCGACAGTCGCTGGGTCAAGACCTCCGGCGTCGGCCCCAGG
This genomic interval from Limnochorda sp. LNt contains the following:
- the ybeY gene encoding rRNA maturation RNase YbeY translates to MRASERRPEPFVVRVHNHQREVAVSGYLRRRLLHRAVREVLRRELGPEAGRPREVSVALVDEPTIAALNRRFRGVDAPTDVLSFKLEDPEEPEPDPAPDPAEPQLLGEIVISVPRAVAQAEAYGHSVERELAYLAVHGCLHLLGYDHEDEPSRQAMRQREEAALSACGLTR
- a CDS encoding cytidine deaminase; its protein translation is MQLTAEQEDRLVRAAWEARRHAYAPYSRFAVGAAVMADDGQVFSGCNVENAVYGATLCAERVAVGQAVASGRRRLVAVAVVAETSSPTTPCGTCRQVLTEFAQDMPVVIDNGRQRWHFRLAELLPQAFGRSQLDGR
- a CDS encoding diacylglycerol kinase, with translation MNKGPVGRARNVAQSFQFAGRGLVWALRTQRNLRIHFLLAILVLVLASVVQLRRQDLAVLALTIVVVLVAELLNTAIEAATDLLSPRYDEIARTAKDVAAGAVLVSAVGAVGIGVLLFYEPLLVALASGGRLGTRSATYLALTGLGLTLLLAWAAKTWLNRPPRLVGGMPSGHAAVAAALATAIYATSPHPGVTLLALLLAGLVAESRVEAGLHSVWEVVAGFALGVGVMGAVFVLLG
- a CDS encoding HD family phosphohydrolase — encoded protein: MRALSGSKSEAGEGHGSLVVARPPAGARTTWRWIKERLGTYRGRLPLDRAARLLGHPAAVAVYAWAVLVILFLPAVTQPTVQLAPGQVSPVDVSAPRTIENRYRTALLQEEAVKDALRRASEDPANYSIDPTAAVQAGDRVRKALTLLKEERSSLWRSAGEAPSSSAANARAGALQPRLLDEARLVLPGSVVAAALRLPDAGFSTVTQQAPALVERIMGTVRIGAGDVDDARQRLAQEVAALDASEEVKGVVQELAAAALVPNLILDPARLERVRQEATRGVQPVMVLQDQVILRRGDVVTEEHVQLLRDLGMLQRGGQLLSSLLGVGLVLAALVAITAFYLARFHGAVVRSRRMATMIASLALLVAVAARVLDELPWSFAGYLTPVALAAMLATVLLDAHVGIVLVAALSVLSGLLFDFDARPVAVGFVTGTVAVFNVHRLGQRSDLTRTGVVAGVAGLVALAALGLLQADARTVAASWAGLANGLLSAVLALGVLPFVESLFGVVSSVRLMELCNPNQPLLRRLLLEAPGTYHHSLMVGNLAETAAEAVGADPVLCRAGALYHDVGKIRRPYFFVENQFGDANPHDRLTPSLSTLIIMSHVKDGVDLARQARVPEVIVEFIRSHHGTDLVRYFYQKALNAEGPEKVKEEDFRYPGPKPRSKETAIVMLADSVEASARALGHATPGRIEGLVRRVIRERLLDGQLDESTLTLQELNTIANAFVRVLTGVYHARIEYPQLEREVQVRRHESK